From a region of the Georgenia yuyongxinii genome:
- a CDS encoding phage tail protein: MAGQTIQISVLADTKKFSSAMRGLSQETGLSKLGAGFAALGKAAAVGLAAAAAGLTALGVKAVGAAGELEQSIGAVDTVFKDSAGQIHEWAKGAAEAAGLTRNQYNELGTLIGTQLKNGGTAMDELGPKTNNLITLGADLASMFGGTTADAVGALSSALKGERDPIEKFGVSLNQAAIDAKAAEMGFEKVGGALSAEANQAATLALIMDQTADAHGNFAKESNTLAGQQERLKAKLGNITATLGMYLLPILTAVTAWVSDRLGPAFEALTAWIETSAVPALQSLGGWLRDNVLPALQDLATWVQGTVVPALQAMGEWITGTLVPGLMDAGTWINNNKDWLAALAVTVGTMVVAYQGYVQVMAIWKAATVAAQAVQVAFNAVMAANPIGLIVLAIAGLVAGLVYFFTQTETGKAIVETAWAAIQGAVEAVKTWFTDTLVPALSAAWDTITSGLSTFATWLSDTWTSIKNTATDKWNGVLDFFRGIPGKVTDFFMNWTLLGLLIQHWDSIKTTATEKWNALVDWVKGIPQRFVDGLAAIANIAIQIGIWVLGIKDAAVEKFMQLVDWVKELPGKILSGLGDLSRLLINAGKNIIEGLWNGLKAKWEAVKDWVGGIADWIADNKGPKAYDLNLLVNAGKWIMQGLQDGLRSEIPNLRRTLEGVSAEVARTPMAPLQVGTSASSTSASRWGAAGSNTNPAMDGGHTTAPLDLSEKSIRGIADAVLAGAGAVGTASAREQLNHARRGVRR, translated from the coding sequence GTGGCAGGTCAGACCATCCAGATCTCTGTCCTGGCGGACACCAAGAAGTTCTCCTCCGCGATGCGGGGACTGTCCCAGGAGACGGGTCTGTCCAAGCTCGGGGCCGGGTTCGCCGCCCTCGGCAAGGCTGCTGCTGTCGGGCTCGCCGCCGCCGCGGCGGGCCTCACCGCCCTGGGCGTCAAGGCGGTCGGTGCCGCCGGTGAGCTCGAGCAGTCCATCGGCGCCGTGGACACCGTGTTTAAGGACTCCGCCGGGCAGATCCACGAGTGGGCCAAGGGTGCCGCGGAGGCGGCCGGCCTGACCCGCAACCAGTACAACGAGCTCGGCACGCTGATCGGGACGCAGCTGAAGAATGGCGGCACCGCCATGGATGAGCTCGGCCCGAAGACGAACAACCTCATCACCCTCGGTGCCGACCTGGCGTCCATGTTCGGTGGGACCACCGCTGACGCTGTCGGGGCGCTGTCGTCGGCGCTGAAGGGCGAGCGGGACCCCATCGAGAAGTTCGGGGTGAGCCTGAATCAGGCGGCCATCGACGCCAAGGCCGCGGAGATGGGGTTTGAGAAGGTCGGCGGGGCGCTGTCCGCCGAGGCGAACCAGGCCGCGACCCTGGCGCTGATCATGGACCAGACCGCGGACGCGCACGGCAACTTCGCCAAGGAGTCCAACACCCTGGCCGGTCAGCAGGAACGGCTCAAGGCCAAGCTCGGGAACATCACCGCCACTCTGGGCATGTACCTGCTGCCCATCCTCACGGCGGTGACCGCGTGGGTGTCCGACCGTCTGGGCCCGGCGTTCGAGGCCCTCACCGCCTGGATCGAGACGTCTGCGGTCCCGGCGCTGCAGTCACTGGGCGGCTGGCTGCGGGACAACGTCCTGCCCGCCCTGCAGGACCTGGCCACTTGGGTGCAGGGGACCGTGGTGCCCGCCCTGCAGGCCATGGGTGAGTGGATCACCGGCACCCTCGTCCCGGGCCTGATGGACGCCGGGACGTGGATCAACAACAACAAGGACTGGCTCGCCGCCCTCGCCGTCACCGTGGGCACCATGGTGGTTGCCTACCAGGGGTACGTGCAGGTCATGGCGATCTGGAAGGCCGCCACCGTCGCCGCCCAGGCCGTGCAGGTGGCGTTCAACGCCGTGATGGCCGCGAACCCCATCGGGCTGATCGTCCTGGCCATCGCGGGTCTGGTGGCCGGGCTGGTGTACTTCTTCACCCAGACCGAGACCGGCAAGGCCATCGTCGAGACTGCCTGGGCTGCCATCCAGGGCGCGGTCGAGGCCGTCAAGACGTGGTTCACCGACACCCTCGTGCCGGCCCTGTCGGCGGCGTGGGACACCATCACCTCCGGGCTGTCCACGTTCGCGACGTGGCTGTCGGACACCTGGACGTCGATCAAGAACACCGCCACCGACAAGTGGAACGGCGTCCTGGACTTCTTCCGGGGCATCCCCGGCAAGGTCACCGACTTCTTCATGAACTGGACTCTCCTGGGGCTGCTGATCCAGCATTGGGACTCCATCAAGACCACCGCCACCGAGAAGTGGAACGCCCTGGTCGACTGGGTCAAGGGCATCCCGCAGCGGTTCGTAGACGGGCTCGCCGCGATCGCGAACATCGCGATCCAGATCGGTATCTGGGTGCTCGGCATTAAGGACGCTGCGGTAGAGAAGTTCATGCAGCTCGTCGACTGGGTCAAGGAGCTGCCCGGGAAAATCCTGTCCGGCCTCGGTGACCTCAGCCGCCTGCTGATCAACGCGGGCAAGAACATTATCGAGGGGCTGTGGAACGGGCTGAAGGCGAAGTGGGAGGCGGTCAAGGACTGGGTCGGCGGCATCGCTGACTGGATCGCCGACAACAAGGGCCCGAAGGCGTACGACCTGAACCTGCTGGTCAACGCGGGTAAGTGGATCATGCAGGGCCTGCAGGACGGTCTCCGGTCGGAGATCCCGAACCTGCGCCGCACCTTGGAGGGCGTGTCCGCTGAGGTCGCCAGGACCCCCATGGCGCCCCTGCAGGTGGGCACGTCGGCGTCGTCCACGTCGGCGAGCCGGTGGGGCGCGGCGGGGTCGAACACCAACCCGGCCATGGACGGCGGGCACACCACCGCACCGCTGGACCTGTCCGAGAAGTCCATCCGAGGCATCGCTGACGCGGTCCTCGCGGGGGCGGGGGCTGTCGGCACCGCGTCCGCCCGGGAGCAACTGAACCACGCAAGGCGAGGAGTGAGGCGGTAA
- a CDS encoding terminase large subunit domain-containing protein: MVFAPALMTPPLSEDFTTDGDWLLRFADLAWCTPESPAGIELDAWQRELLRRMLETYPPGHERAGELRYRQVLVSLGRQNGKSVIGALLGLYGLLRAPGALVIGVASTAEQARIIYDRTMFVINQNPTLKRRFERLTDTRGIQAKDGSKYEIKAAKSAAVQGLPVSLGLFDELHIAREEVWQALVNGTGGRKDGIVVGITTAGDDESALLKGLYDLAKRAAGGEATLERFGAFIWEAPASRVPEDDGELLEFLKAANPALADGRLDAQNLISDIRAMPEPDVIRYRLNRFLDSSAASFLSQDQWVAAGRGDGETFPEGRPVFAVDRSPDWGFATVTANVKVDGVTHTEVVASLVNPTLERLLQVCTQLSVHSPSMFVMDGYALRDLGGELKRRGLQVRICTQGDVVNASSLFYSKVVRRELRHGNDGLLSVQIPRTVRRNVGEAFRISRKDSSVEIDAVLATALGVWAAEVETDVPVQIF, translated from the coding sequence GTGGTGTTCGCACCGGCGTTGATGACCCCGCCGCTGTCGGAGGACTTCACCACCGATGGTGACTGGCTGTTGCGGTTCGCGGACCTGGCGTGGTGCACCCCGGAGTCGCCGGCGGGGATCGAGTTGGACGCGTGGCAGCGGGAGTTGCTGCGTCGGATGCTGGAGACGTATCCGCCGGGGCACGAGCGGGCCGGGGAGTTGCGTTACAGGCAGGTGCTGGTGTCTCTGGGGCGCCAGAACGGTAAGTCTGTGATCGGGGCACTGCTGGGTCTGTACGGCCTTCTGCGGGCCCCTGGTGCGCTCGTGATCGGTGTGGCGTCGACGGCGGAGCAGGCGCGGATCATCTACGACCGGACCATGTTCGTGATCAACCAGAACCCCACGCTCAAGCGCCGGTTCGAGCGGCTGACCGACACTCGCGGCATCCAGGCCAAGGACGGCAGCAAGTACGAGATCAAGGCAGCGAAGTCCGCCGCGGTGCAGGGCCTGCCCGTCTCGCTCGGCCTGTTCGACGAGCTGCACATCGCCCGGGAGGAGGTGTGGCAGGCGCTGGTCAACGGCACCGGTGGCCGCAAGGACGGGATCGTGGTGGGGATCACCACGGCCGGGGATGATGAGTCGGCGCTGCTGAAGGGCCTGTACGACCTGGCGAAGAGGGCCGCGGGCGGGGAGGCGACCCTGGAGCGGTTCGGGGCGTTCATCTGGGAGGCCCCGGCGTCACGGGTGCCTGAGGACGACGGCGAGCTGCTGGAGTTCCTCAAGGCGGCGAACCCGGCACTGGCCGATGGGCGACTCGACGCCCAGAACCTCATCAGCGACATCCGCGCCATGCCCGAGCCCGACGTCATCAGGTACCGCCTCAACCGCTTCCTCGACTCCTCCGCCGCCTCGTTCCTGTCCCAGGACCAGTGGGTGGCCGCCGGCCGTGGGGATGGAGAGACGTTCCCCGAGGGGCGCCCGGTGTTTGCCGTTGACCGGTCCCCGGACTGGGGGTTCGCCACGGTGACCGCGAACGTGAAGGTCGACGGGGTGACGCACACCGAGGTCGTGGCGTCGCTGGTGAACCCCACGCTCGAGCGGCTGCTGCAGGTGTGCACGCAACTGTCGGTGCACTCGCCGTCCATGTTCGTGATGGACGGGTACGCGTTGCGGGATCTCGGCGGGGAGCTCAAGCGGCGGGGCCTGCAGGTGCGCATCTGCACTCAGGGTGACGTCGTGAATGCGTCGAGCCTGTTCTATTCCAAGGTCGTGCGCCGGGAATTGCGCCACGGCAATGACGGGCTGTTGTCGGTGCAGATTCCTCGCACGGTGCGCCGGAACGTGGGCGAGGCGTTCCGGATCTCCCGGAAGGATTCCTCGGTCGAGATTGACGCGGTGCTTGCGACGGCATTGGGAGTGTGGGCGGCCGAGGTTGAGACCGATGTCCCGGTGCAAATCTTCTAA
- a CDS encoding alpha/beta fold hydrolase, with protein MRNDPQGSAAPAAGGPSPAPVAGADREGSRSKRVRRIVVVSLLTGLVLAGVLALGLLGGAREHVVTGSALLAFAVGWAMLAVWSIRRSDQPQRWAFVPAAAMAVAGTGLLLLAPDDRALTAAGWVWPPVLLALAVWIALRARRSLSAGSGRWAVYAVVVIMIAASLGGMAETVALASDPRTQAMPGDVYDVGGRRLHLDCTGSGSPTVVLQSGQGEMSSSWGLIAPAVAATTRVCAYDRAGQGWSEDAPQLQDGLAAAADLHALLAQAGEHGPYVLVGHSIGGAYAMTYAARYPDDVAGMVELDSSDPYQATVAPGAADSDAPPPFGALASLSRLGIWQLVPAGGSELPEPSAGSADAFATSPRGLRNFRDDFATMPALFTDAQALTTFDSKPLVVLTAASGPEAAHDRMAGLSTNGSHRHTDETHAGLLDTETGAEVSVRAIDDVVQAVRTATPLPQE; from the coding sequence ATGCGTAACGACCCGCAGGGCTCTGCCGCGCCGGCAGCTGGCGGACCGTCGCCCGCACCCGTCGCCGGGGCGGACCGGGAAGGCTCGCGCAGCAAACGTGTCCGCCGGATCGTCGTCGTCTCGTTGCTCACCGGCCTGGTGCTGGCCGGTGTGCTCGCCCTGGGGCTGCTCGGCGGGGCACGCGAGCACGTCGTCACCGGCTCGGCGCTGCTGGCGTTCGCGGTCGGCTGGGCGATGCTCGCGGTGTGGTCCATCCGCAGGTCCGACCAGCCGCAGCGCTGGGCGTTCGTCCCGGCGGCAGCGATGGCCGTGGCCGGGACAGGGCTGTTGCTGCTTGCGCCGGACGACCGTGCCCTCACCGCCGCCGGGTGGGTGTGGCCCCCGGTCCTGCTCGCGCTCGCCGTCTGGATCGCGCTGCGCGCGCGGCGCTCGCTGTCCGCCGGCAGCGGCCGCTGGGCGGTCTACGCCGTCGTCGTGATCATGATCGCCGCGTCCCTGGGCGGGATGGCCGAGACCGTCGCGCTGGCCTCCGACCCACGCACCCAGGCCATGCCCGGGGACGTCTACGACGTCGGCGGACGCCGGCTCCACCTTGACTGCACCGGCTCCGGCAGCCCCACCGTCGTGCTGCAGAGCGGGCAGGGCGAGATGTCCTCGAGCTGGGGGCTCATCGCACCGGCCGTCGCCGCGACCACACGGGTGTGTGCCTACGACCGCGCCGGCCAGGGGTGGAGCGAGGACGCGCCGCAGCTGCAGGACGGGTTGGCGGCCGCCGCCGATCTGCACGCGCTGCTGGCCCAAGCCGGCGAGCACGGGCCGTACGTGCTCGTGGGGCACTCGATCGGTGGTGCCTATGCGATGACCTACGCCGCCCGGTACCCCGACGACGTCGCCGGGATGGTTGAGCTGGACAGCTCCGACCCCTACCAGGCCACTGTCGCGCCGGGTGCGGCCGACAGCGACGCCCCGCCACCGTTCGGTGCGCTCGCCAGCCTCAGCCGCCTGGGGATCTGGCAGCTCGTCCCGGCCGGTGGGTCGGAGCTCCCAGAACCGTCGGCAGGCAGCGCCGACGCGTTCGCCACCAGCCCGCGCGGCTTGCGGAACTTCCGCGACGACTTCGCCACCATGCCTGCCCTGTTCACGGACGCGCAGGCGCTCACCACCTTCGACAGCAAGCCCCTGGTGGTCCTCACCGCCGCGTCGGGGCCGGAGGCCGCGCACGACCGGATGGCCGGGCTGTCCACCAACGGCAGCCACCGCCACACCGACGAGACGCACGCCGGCCTGCTCGATACCGAGACGGGCGCCGAGGTTTCGGTGCGCGCAATCGACGACGTCGTCCAGGCCGTGCGCACGGCGACCCCGCTGCCGCAGGAGTGA
- a CDS encoding HK97 family phage prohead protease — MSEELLTREATFTASDVEAREVVGIAVPWEQPTDLAGYREQFARGSVVDSDEALLFYGHAEPIGRVIRAEDTDAGWEITARISETARGDEVLTLLRDEVLTKFSVGFRPVEARTEEDGLVTRTKVNVREVSVVPFPAYAGASISEVRERPSDEAHQRQEGADMPDNVTAADLEQVRASIEDLDREVRMIQTDKPTEPVVDTRSAGEVLKAIASGDEAELRAYTGGTTADTVAKNGWVGDLTRLVDEAATLRGLFSTGNLPAEGNFIEYAVLGENTAVVGDQGGEGKDLPYGKVTVTTATAPVKTYGGYTQLTRQEIERSSVAILDHNLRAQSIATGKALNAAFRTFYAAQVAAQTSAGNTVEIPAAADYTDWLGAVVDAAEKYEDLGVSLDALVVDKTIFKTLLGFTGSDGRPMMSVDGSGANTVGSLDVKAISGSLATIPVRLNAKQAAPGAAFVNRLAIRSYNSPAVRLQDENIINLSKDFSVYLYSALAAEIPAAIVPVVEAA; from the coding sequence ATGAGCGAAGAGCTGTTGACGCGGGAGGCGACGTTCACGGCCTCCGATGTGGAGGCCCGTGAGGTCGTCGGTATCGCGGTGCCGTGGGAGCAGCCCACGGACCTGGCCGGCTACAGGGAGCAGTTCGCCCGAGGGTCCGTCGTGGACTCCGACGAGGCGCTGCTGTTCTACGGGCACGCCGAGCCCATCGGCCGGGTGATCCGCGCCGAGGACACCGACGCCGGGTGGGAGATCACCGCCCGCATCTCAGAGACCGCCCGCGGGGACGAGGTCCTCACGTTGCTGCGGGACGAGGTGCTGACGAAGTTCTCGGTCGGGTTCCGCCCGGTGGAGGCACGCACCGAGGAAGACGGGTTGGTCACCCGCACGAAGGTCAACGTCCGGGAGGTCTCGGTCGTGCCGTTCCCCGCTTATGCGGGGGCATCCATCAGTGAGGTCCGTGAGCGGCCCTCCGACGAGGCGCACCAGCGCCAGGAAGGGGCAGACATGCCCGACAACGTGACTGCCGCGGACCTGGAGCAGGTCCGCGCATCCATCGAGGACCTCGACCGTGAGGTTCGCATGATCCAGACCGACAAGCCCACCGAGCCGGTGGTGGACACCCGCTCCGCCGGTGAGGTGCTCAAGGCCATCGCCTCCGGTGACGAGGCCGAGCTGCGCGCCTACACCGGTGGCACGACCGCCGACACGGTCGCGAAGAACGGCTGGGTCGGTGACCTGACCCGCCTGGTCGACGAGGCCGCCACCCTGCGTGGGCTGTTCTCCACCGGCAACCTCCCGGCCGAGGGTAACTTCATCGAGTACGCCGTCCTGGGTGAGAACACAGCCGTGGTCGGCGACCAGGGCGGCGAGGGCAAGGACCTGCCGTACGGCAAGGTGACGGTCACCACGGCCACCGCCCCGGTGAAGACCTACGGCGGGTACACGCAGCTGACCCGGCAGGAGATCGAGCGGTCCTCCGTGGCCATCCTCGACCACAACCTGCGCGCCCAGTCCATCGCCACCGGCAAGGCCCTCAACGCCGCGTTCCGCACCTTCTACGCCGCCCAGGTGGCCGCACAGACCTCCGCCGGCAACACGGTCGAGATCCCCGCCGCCGCGGACTACACCGACTGGCTCGGTGCCGTCGTGGACGCCGCTGAGAAGTACGAGGACCTCGGAGTCTCCCTCGACGCCCTGGTCGTGGACAAGACGATCTTCAAGACGCTGCTGGGCTTCACCGGTAGTGACGGCCGCCCGATGATGAGCGTCGACGGGTCCGGCGCGAACACTGTCGGCTCCCTCGATGTCAAGGCCATCTCCGGGTCGCTCGCCACGATCCCGGTGCGGCTGAACGCCAAGCAGGCGGCCCCGGGTGCCGCGTTCGTGAACCGGCTCGCCATCCGGTCCTACAACAGCCCCGCGGTGCGCCTGCAGGACGAGAACATCATCAACCTGTCCAAGGACTTCAGCGTCTACCTGTACAGCGCCCTGGCGGCGGAGATCCCCGCCGCGATCGTCCCGGTCGTCGAGGCGGCCTGA
- a CDS encoding helix-turn-helix domain-containing protein has product MAHTTLSMRNTAPRNGALPLYVSIKEAAAAKGVTERTIRRWIATNHLSAERVGPRLIRIRVEDLEQMGHRIGGAA; this is encoded by the coding sequence ATGGCACACACGACCCTGAGCATGCGCAACACTGCGCCCAGGAATGGCGCGCTCCCGCTCTACGTGAGCATCAAGGAAGCAGCAGCGGCCAAGGGGGTGACCGAGCGGACCATCCGGAGGTGGATCGCGACGAACCACCTCAGCGCCGAACGCGTCGGCCCCCGCCTCATCCGCATCCGCGTCGAAGACCTCGAGCAGATGGGCCACCGGATCGGGGGTGCGGCGTGA
- a CDS encoding TIGR03617 family F420-dependent LLM class oxidoreductase — protein MKVDTAIPGSESADPRTAVEAAEREGYDAVWMTEIRHDPLLQVALAATATSSVHLGTSIALAFARNPMSLAVAANDLQTITKGRFLFGVGSQIRAHITHRFAMPWSHPAPRMREYLAAMHAIWDAFEHGTRLSFRGDFYSHTLLPPFFNPGPNPWGRPPVYLAGVGEKMTEVAGEAADGFFVHAFTTERYLREVTVPALERGFARRGARPEGFEISGMPFVATGRTEEELAAACEGVRAQIAFYGSTPAYRPVLELHGWPGLGEELHTLSVQNRWAEMSGLIDDDVLGAFAVVAEPDDVAAELTSRFGDLFTRASLYAPYDAGTEVHRRIAAELRGATALGRP, from the coding sequence ATGAAGGTCGACACCGCCATCCCCGGCTCGGAGTCGGCCGACCCGCGGACCGCCGTCGAAGCCGCCGAGCGCGAGGGCTACGACGCCGTCTGGATGACCGAGATCCGGCACGACCCGCTCCTGCAGGTCGCGCTCGCGGCCACGGCCACCTCCTCCGTGCACCTGGGCACCTCCATCGCGCTGGCTTTCGCGCGCAACCCGATGTCCCTCGCGGTGGCCGCAAACGACCTGCAGACGATCACGAAGGGCCGTTTCCTGTTCGGCGTCGGGTCCCAGATCAGGGCCCACATCACCCACCGGTTTGCCATGCCGTGGTCCCACCCAGCGCCGCGGATGCGTGAGTACCTCGCCGCCATGCACGCCATCTGGGACGCCTTCGAGCACGGCACCCGGCTCAGCTTCCGCGGGGACTTCTACAGCCACACGCTGCTCCCGCCGTTCTTCAACCCTGGCCCCAACCCCTGGGGCCGGCCGCCGGTCTACCTCGCCGGCGTCGGCGAGAAGATGACGGAGGTGGCCGGGGAGGCGGCGGACGGGTTCTTCGTGCACGCCTTCACCACCGAGCGGTACCTGCGCGAGGTCACCGTGCCGGCGCTCGAGCGCGGGTTCGCCCGCCGTGGCGCGCGGCCGGAGGGCTTCGAGATCAGCGGCATGCCGTTCGTCGCGACCGGCCGCACGGAGGAGGAGCTGGCAGCCGCGTGCGAGGGGGTGCGCGCCCAGATCGCGTTCTACGGCTCCACCCCCGCCTACCGGCCGGTGCTCGAGCTGCACGGCTGGCCGGGGCTGGGGGAGGAGCTGCACACGCTCTCCGTCCAGAACCGCTGGGCCGAGATGAGCGGGCTCATCGACGACGACGTGCTGGGCGCCTTCGCCGTCGTCGCCGAGCCGGACGACGTCGCCGCGGAGCTCACCAGCCGCTTCGGCGACCTGTTCACTCGCGCCAGCCTGTATGCGCCGTACGACGCCGGCACCGAGGTGCACCGCCGGATCGCGGCGGAGCTCCGCGGGGCGACGGCACTGGGGCGCCCGTAG
- a CDS encoding helix-turn-helix domain-containing protein: MTQRTQRFDWERALLASDLPASARLIGLTLATRTDPDLTIPADFTPSLSTIAKWTGLSRRAVQLHLNGLETAGWVTRSRPTVMAARVHHERTRYGLATPAGAGAPDALGHEIPQPGEPSALGLGNEVHGARAPVALNHHVPSPSPSPSITDVAVAASPGFRDLTEDEIQPFIEFHKIRRWRPWLKKAMGEGFYEDSIREFRGARNQPAATSDRKLMQHMNVVAELEQYEERQLPYQSSHETKLLGA; this comes from the coding sequence GTGACCCAGCGGACCCAGCGGTTCGACTGGGAACGCGCACTCCTCGCGTCCGACCTCCCGGCGTCGGCACGCCTGATCGGGCTCACGCTGGCGACCCGCACGGACCCGGACCTGACCATCCCCGCGGACTTCACGCCCTCCCTGTCGACCATCGCCAAGTGGACGGGGCTGAGCAGGCGCGCCGTCCAGTTGCATCTCAACGGACTCGAAACGGCGGGTTGGGTCACTCGTTCGCGACCGACCGTGATGGCGGCGAGGGTGCACCACGAGCGCACACGGTACGGACTCGCCACACCTGCCGGGGCTGGGGCACCCGATGCCCTAGGGCATGAGATTCCCCAGCCTGGGGAACCCAGTGCCCTAGGGCTAGGGAATGAGGTGCACGGGGCTAGGGCACCAGTTGCCCTCAACCATCACGTTCCATCACCTTCTCCATCACCTTCCATCACCGACGTCGCTGTCGCTGCATCTCCTGGCTTCCGAGACCTCACAGAAGACGAGATTCAGCCCTTCATCGAATTCCACAAGATCCGCCGGTGGCGTCCCTGGCTCAAGAAGGCCATGGGCGAAGGCTTCTACGAGGACTCAATCCGAGAGTTCCGAGGAGCACGAAACCAGCCCGCCGCGACGTCCGACCGGAAGCTCATGCAGCACATGAACGTCGTCGCCGAACTAGAGCAGTACGAAGAACGCCAACTCCCGTACCAGAGCAGCCACGAAACCAAGTTGCTAGGAGCCTGA
- a CDS encoding HNH endonuclease codes for MSKHSSAGSAWQAIRLRILQRDGYTCAYCGREADTVDHIVAKANGGTDDESNLIAACRTCNGYKQDRQQIRVPYVNTKWLTSV; via the coding sequence ATGAGTAAACATTCATCAGCCGGTTCAGCATGGCAAGCAATCAGATTGAGAATCCTGCAGCGCGACGGCTACACGTGCGCGTACTGCGGCAGGGAAGCAGACACGGTTGATCACATCGTCGCGAAAGCGAACGGCGGAACAGATGATGAATCGAATCTGATTGCAGCTTGCAGGACGTGCAACGGGTACAAACAGGACCGCCAACAGATCAGGGTCCCCTACGTCAATACCAAATGGCTGACCAGCGTCTGA
- a CDS encoding phage portal protein, with product MGWWASSKSWLLGADDSAHLQARAETPPPSDPSTARIAPARTDLSTASALSLPSVYRAVSILATGVSQLTVDVWRGDEPSPRVPAWVRRPDIKVSRSAFFEQTTVGLAVTGNAFWRVHRDSAADPVQALTVLNPHDVVINEDGTYGYQNQRPLQDWQVQHLALLRVPGARYGLGPIQAARADLAGVLDLRDYAAEWFNTAGVPNGVLSTEQVLAPDQAAQYKKQWMEQQSHKNGPAVLGAGIAYSPIMLSPKDAQFLESRRYTVTEIARLFGIPASLMLATVDGAAMTYQNVADADLSFARWTLVQYLREIEEAISTLLPRGTEARFNLDAVLRPSTKARYDAHKIAIEAGFLTVDEVRAIEGLKPLPMREPHR from the coding sequence ATGGGCTGGTGGGCGTCGTCAAAGTCATGGCTCCTCGGAGCCGACGATTCCGCTCACCTTCAGGCCAGGGCAGAGACGCCCCCGCCGTCGGACCCGTCAACGGCTCGCATAGCGCCTGCCAGGACTGACCTCTCGACTGCCTCGGCGCTGTCGCTGCCGTCGGTGTACCGGGCCGTGTCGATCTTGGCCACCGGTGTCTCCCAGCTCACGGTGGACGTGTGGCGCGGTGACGAGCCCTCGCCTCGCGTCCCGGCCTGGGTGCGTCGCCCCGACATCAAGGTGTCCCGGTCGGCGTTCTTCGAGCAGACCACGGTAGGCCTGGCGGTGACCGGCAACGCGTTCTGGCGGGTGCACCGCGACTCGGCAGCCGACCCGGTGCAGGCACTGACGGTCCTGAACCCGCATGACGTCGTGATCAACGAGGACGGCACCTACGGCTACCAGAACCAGCGGCCGCTGCAGGACTGGCAGGTGCAGCACCTCGCCCTGCTGCGGGTGCCAGGCGCCCGGTACGGCCTCGGCCCGATCCAGGCCGCCCGCGCCGACCTGGCCGGCGTGCTCGATCTGCGCGACTACGCCGCCGAGTGGTTCAACACCGCCGGTGTGCCCAACGGAGTGCTGTCCACCGAGCAGGTCCTCGCGCCGGATCAGGCGGCGCAGTACAAGAAGCAGTGGATGGAGCAGCAGTCCCACAAGAACGGCCCCGCGGTCCTGGGGGCCGGGATCGCGTACTCGCCGATCATGCTGTCCCCGAAGGACGCCCAGTTCCTTGAGTCGCGCCGGTACACGGTCACGGAGATCGCCCGCCTGTTCGGCATCCCTGCGTCGTTGATGCTCGCCACGGTCGACGGGGCGGCGATGACTTACCAGAACGTCGCGGACGCGGACCTGTCGTTCGCCCGGTGGACGTTGGTGCAGTACCTGCGCGAGATCGAGGAAGCGATCTCCACTCTGCTGCCCCGTGGCACCGAGGCCCGGTTCAACCTTGACGCCGTGCTGCGCCCCTCGACGAAGGCCCGGTACGACGCCCACAAGATCGCCATCGAGGCCGGGTTCCTCACCGTTGACGAGGTCCGTGCCATCGAGGGCCTCAAGCCACTGCCAATGAGGGAGCCCCACCGATGA
- a CDS encoding HK97 gp10 family phage protein produces MAGAGDFTTDGPVKIKVEGLRKTVRAMEAAGASSQDMKDLMHALGLIVVRAAQPRSPIISGRLSGSLRAGRGKTKAVVRAGGARAPYAGVIHYGWPARNIAAHPFLADALQATRSQIFSALNDGLGDLLKKHDLT; encoded by the coding sequence ATGGCGGGCGCGGGCGACTTCACCACCGACGGGCCGGTGAAGATCAAAGTCGAGGGGCTGAGGAAGACCGTCCGGGCGATGGAAGCCGCTGGCGCTTCCTCCCAGGACATGAAGGACCTCATGCACGCCCTGGGCCTGATCGTCGTCCGCGCCGCCCAGCCACGCTCACCGATCATCTCCGGCCGCCTGTCCGGTTCGCTGCGGGCCGGTCGGGGCAAGACCAAAGCAGTCGTGCGGGCCGGCGGGGCCCGCGCCCCGTACGCCGGGGTCATCCACTACGGGTGGCCCGCCCGCAACATCGCCGCGCACCCGTTCCTCGCGGACGCGCTGCAAGCCACCCGCTCGCAGATCTTCTCCGCCCTGAACGACGGGCTGGGAGACCTGCTCAAGAAGCACGACCTCACCTGA